In Deltaproteobacteria bacterium, a single window of DNA contains:
- a CDS encoding isoprenylcysteine carboxylmethyltransferase family protein, giving the protein MGAAALAYGIVSYVVFLVSLLYAIGFVGNFVVPKSIDSGIAGPASEALLVDVLLLLAFAIPHSVMARAGFKRWWTRVVPKSLERSTYVLVSSLLLLLLYWGWQPIPGVVWQTENAIAVAILWALFWLGWALVLYSSFAIDHFDLFGLRQVWLRFRGVEYAPVPFEQPWLYTIVRHPLMLGFLLAFWAAPTLTQGHLLFSLATSGYILVGIVLEERDLVKAHGQSYVIYTREVRMLLPIPRRPSR; this is encoded by the coding sequence ATGGGAGCCGCCGCACTCGCCTACGGCATCGTGAGCTACGTGGTGTTCCTGGTCAGCTTGCTCTACGCAATCGGCTTCGTCGGAAACTTCGTGGTCCCGAAGTCGATCGACAGCGGGATCGCGGGACCGGCGTCCGAGGCCCTGCTCGTCGACGTGCTCCTGCTGCTGGCCTTCGCGATCCCGCACAGCGTGATGGCGCGCGCGGGCTTCAAGCGCTGGTGGACGCGCGTCGTGCCGAAGTCGCTGGAGCGAAGCACGTACGTGCTGGTTTCGAGCCTGCTGCTCCTGCTGCTGTACTGGGGCTGGCAACCGATTCCCGGCGTGGTCTGGCAGACCGAGAACGCGATCGCCGTCGCGATCCTGTGGGCGCTGTTCTGGCTCGGCTGGGCGCTGGTGCTCTACTCGTCGTTCGCGATCGACCACTTCGACCTGTTCGGCCTGCGCCAGGTCTGGCTGCGCTTTCGCGGCGTCGAGTACGCGCCGGTTCCGTTCGAGCAGCCGTGGCTCTACACGATCGTGCGTCACCCGCTGATGCTCGGCTTCCTGCTCGCGTTCTGGGCCGCGCCGACGCTGACCCAGGGGCATCTGCTCTTCAGCCTGGCGACCAGCGGCTACATCCTGGTGGGAATCGTGCTCGAGGAGCGCGACCTGGTGAAGGCCCACGGGCAGTCCTACGTGATCTACACGCGCGAGGTGCGCATGCTCCTGCCGATCCCCCGCCGGCCGTCGCGCTAG
- a CDS encoding nitroreductase family deazaflavin-dependent oxidoreductase, whose amino-acid sequence MKALKLAVGAILVYVAIVFAFESLLGYFQPTPASTILITTFDAEGRAHDRIVTRLASDGKLYVAANHWPRAWYRRVLANPELAATIDGVKADYRAVPATGAEHERVDADNRLGVGFRILTGFPPRYFVRLDPR is encoded by the coding sequence ATGAAGGCTCTGAAGCTCGCCGTCGGCGCAATCCTGGTCTACGTGGCGATCGTCTTCGCGTTCGAGTCACTGCTCGGGTACTTCCAGCCCACGCCCGCGTCGACCATTCTCATCACGACGTTCGACGCGGAGGGCAGAGCACACGACCGGATCGTCACTCGTCTGGCCAGCGACGGGAAGCTGTACGTCGCCGCGAACCACTGGCCTCGGGCCTGGTACCGCCGCGTGCTGGCCAACCCGGAGCTCGCGGCGACGATCGACGGCGTGAAGGCGGACTACCGGGCCGTGCCGGCCACGGGCGCGGAGCACGAGCGCGTCGACGCCGACAACCGGCTCGGCGTGGGGTTCCGGATCCTGACCGGCTTTCCGCCGCGCTACTTCGTCCGACTCGATCCGCGTTAG